In Labrys monachus, the genomic stretch TGCTGCGCTATGACTCCATCCACGGCAAGTTCCCGGCCGAGGTGAAGGTCGAGGGCGATTCGATCATCGTGCAGGGCCAGAAGATCAGGGTCACCGCGATCAAGGATCCCTCCCAGCTTCCCCACAAGGAGATGGGCATCGACATCGCCATGGAGTGCACGGGCATCTTCACCGCCCGCGACAAGGCGGCGGCGCATCTTGCCGCCGGCGCCAAGCGCGTCATCGTGTCCGCTCCGTCCGACGGCGCCGACCTCACCGTCGTCTACGGCGTCAACCACGAGGAGCTGACGAAGGACCATCTGGTCATCTCGAACGCCTCCTGCACCACCAACTGCCTGGCGCCGGTGGCCAAGGTGCTGCACGACGCCTTCGGCATCGAGCGTGGCTTCATGACCACGATCCACTCCTACACCAACGACCAGCCCTCGCTCGACCAGATGCACAAGGATCTCTACCGCGCCCGTGCGGCGGCGCTGTCGATGATCCCGACCTCGACCGGCGCGGCCAAGGCGGTCGGCCTGGTGATGCCCGAGCTCAAGGGCAAGCTCGACGGCACCTCGATCCGCGTGCCGACGCCGAACGTCTCGGTGGTCGACTTCAAGTTCAACACCCGCAAGCGCACCAGCGTCGAGAAGGTCAACGAGGCGATCCTCAAGGCCACCCGGCGCGGGCCCCTCAAGGGCGTCCTGTCCTACACCGATGAGCCGCTGGTCAGCCGCGACTTCAACCACAACCCGGCCTCCTCGATCTTCGCGCTCGACCAGACCAAGGTCATCGACGAGAAGTTCGTGCGCGTGCTGAGCTGGTATGACAATGAATGGGGCTTCTCCAACCGCATGGCCGATACGGCCGTGGTTCTGGCCGGCCTGATCTGAGGCGGGCCGCGGCCGCATGGAGGGCGGGCTGCCGGCCCGCCCTTCCGACGGCGAAAGAACGCGCGGGACGTCCCGCAGCCCGGCCTCAGGGCGTCCGGACCGTTCCTTCCCTTCCGGGGGAGCCAGTTGCGTCTTCGCGGTCGATCCGCCCATCGGCGTTTCGACGCAAACCCTTCCCACTCTACGAGCAAGGACCGCCGTCCGATGAGCGCTTTCCGTACCCTTGATGACGTCGATGTCGAAAACAAGCGCGTGCTGGTGCGCGTCGACCTCAACGTGCCCGCCGAAAACGGGGTGGTCACCGATGCCACGCGTATCGAGCGCGTGATCCCGACCATCCTGGAGCTGTCGCGGGCCAAGGCGAAGGTCATCCTGCTGGCGCATTTCGGCCGGCCCAAGGGCGTGGATCCCAAGGAAAGCCTCAGGCCCGTCGCCGCCAAGCTTGCCGAGATCGCCAAGCGCCCGGTCGCCTTCTCCGAGGACTGCATCGGCGAGGCCGCCTCGAGCGCCGTGGCGGCGATGCAGCCGGGCGACATCCTCTGCCTGGAGAACACCCGTTTCCACAAGGGCGAGGAGAAGAACGATCCCGACTTCGTCAAGGCGCTCGCCGCCAATGGCGACATCTGGGTCAATGACGCGTTCTCGGCGGCCCACCGCGCCCATGCCTCCACGGAAGGGCTCGGCCATGTGCTGCCCGCCTGTGCCGGCCGCGCCATGCAGGGGGAGATCGAGGCCTTGTCCCGCGCGCTGGAACATCCCAAGCGTCCGGTGGCGGCGATCGTGGGCGGCGCGAAGGTGTCGACCAAGCTCGAACTGCTCGGCAATCTCGTCACCAAGGTCGACGCCCTCATCATCGGCGGCGGCATGGCGAACACCTTCCTCTATGCGCAGGGCGTCGGCATCGGCAAGTCGCTGGCCGAGCGCGACCTCGCCGAGACCGCCCTCGCCATCCTGCAGAAGGCGGAGAAGGCCAATTGCGCCATTATCCTGCCGGTCGATGCCGTCGTCGCCTATCATTTCGCCGCCCAGGCGCCCAACCATGCCTATGGCCTGGAATCGATCCCGCATGACGGCATGATCCTCGATGTCGGACCGCAATCGATCGAGCGCATCAAGGGCGCCATCGACGAGGCCGAGACGCTGGTGTGGAACGGGCCGCTGGGCGCCTTCGAGCTCGAGCCCTTCGACCACGGCACCGTGGTCGCCGCCAAGCATGTGGCGGCGCGCACCCATGCCGGCAAGCTCCTGTCGGTCGCCGGCGGCGGCGACACCGTCGCGGCGCTCAACCACGCCAAGGCCACCGAGCGGTTCTCCTATGTCTCGACGGCCGGCGGCGCGTTCCTGGAATGGCTGGAAGGCAAGCCGCTGCCGGGGGTCGAGATCCTGCGCAAGAAGTAAGCCCGTCGTCCCGGGAGGTCTCGTGGCCCGCGTCACCCTTCGCCAGCTGCTCGACGACGCCGCCGAGCACGGCTACGGCATCCCCGCCTTCAACGTCAGCACGATGGAGCAGGTCATCGCCGTGATGGAGGCCGCCCGGGCCTGCGATGCGCCGGCCATCGTCCAGGCCTCGCGGCGCGCGCGCCGCTATGCCGGCGATATCATGCTGGCCCGGATGATCGACGCGGCGGTCGAGACCTATCCGGACATTCCGCTATGCGTGCACCAGGACCACGGCAATGACGAGGAGACGTGCGCCTCCGCGTTGCAGGCCGGCTTCACCTCCGTGATGATGGACGGCTCCCTGCGGGAGGACGGCCGGACCCCGGCCGACTATGCCTACAACGTCGCCGTCACGCGCCGCGTCGTCGATCTCGCCCACAGGGCCGGTGCATCGGTCGAGGGCGAACTCGGGCTGGTCGGCAGCCTGGAGGGTCTGGAGAACGAGGCCGAGGACGGCCACGGCGCCGAGGACGCGCTTTCGCCCGAGCAGGTGCTGACCGATCCGGACGAGGCGGTGCGCTTCGTGCGCGAGACCAAGGTCGACGCGCTCGCCATCGCCGTGGGGACCTCGCATGGCGCCTACAAGTTCTCGCGCAAGCCGGACGGCGCGATCCTGGCGATGCAGGTGATCAAGGAAATCAACCGGCGGATGCCGGCGATGCATCTGGTGATGCACGCCTCCTCATCGGTGCCGCGGGAGCTGCAGGATCTCATCAACAGGCATGGCGGCGAGATGCCGCAGACCTGGGGCGTGCCGGTCGAGGAGATCCAGCTCGGCATCCGATATGGTGTGCGCAAGGTGAATATCGACACCGACTGCCGCATGGCGATGACCGGTGAGATCCGCCGCGTCCTCGCGCAAAGCCCTGGGGAGCTGGACCCGCGCCGGTATCTCGGGCCCGCGAGGGCCGCGATGGCCAGGCTGTGCCGCGATCGCTACGAGGCGTTCGGCGCCGCCGGCCGGGCGTCGCGGATCAAGGTGGTGCCGATGGGCGAGATGGCGAAGGCCTATGAGGCCGGCGCCTTCGAGCCGCGATTCGCGTGACGGGTTCGGGAGAGGCCGACCGCTGCGGGCATGCGCAGCTTTCGGCCCGCACCTTGGAAACGTCACATTTGGGGGATGAGAAGGGGCGGACCGGGAGTCCGCGCTCCCGGGAAGTGAGATCCATCCATGGCTGAGGCTGCGAACCGTCCTCCGGTTCAGATCTATCTGGTGACGCCCGCCGTCGCCGACACCGCTGCGTTCCTGCCGCCCTTGCGTGCGGCGCTGGGGGCGGGCGAGGTCGCCTGCGTCCTGTTCACGCCGTCGGCGTCCGACGACCAGAGCGCCAAGAAGCTGGTCAAGGAGATCGCGCCGGTCGTGCAGGCGGGCGGGGCGGCGCTGGTCGTCAGCGGCTGGAACGCCATTATCGCCCGCGCCGGTGCCGACGGGGTGCACCTGATCGACGGCAGCAAGGGGGTCGCGGAGGCCCTGGAAAGCTTCAAGCCCGAACGCATCGTGGGGGTGGGCGGCATCCGGACGCGCCACGAGGCGATGACGGCCGCCGAGGCCGGCGTCGACTATGTGATGTTCGGGGAGCCGGCGAAGGACGGCCGCCTGCCGCCGCTGGAGGCCATCGTCGAGCGCACGGCCTGGTGGGCCGAGCTGTTCGAGATCCCCTGCGTCGCCTTCGCGCCGGACCTTGCGGCCGTGCCGCTGCTGGCCGATGCCGGTGCCGACTTCGTCGCCCTCGGCAATGCGGTGTGGGAGCATGACAAGGGGCCGGCCGAGGCGATCGCGCTGGTCGACCGTCTGCTGAAGCAGAGGGCGAGCGTGTGATGAAGCGCCTTCTCGCCGCCGGCCTGCTCGCCTTCTCGCTGCAATCGCTGCCCGCCGCGCAGGCGGCCGAGGCGCAGACCGGGAACACGCCGCCGGCGCCCGCCGGACCGGCGGCGGGCATGCAGCCTACGGCGACCTTCAAGCCCGCCGAGCCGCCTGCGGTCGACCTTTCCGGGCCGGCCGGCCTCGCCCCGCCCGTCGACGTCGTCAAGCCCGCCGAGCCGCCCCCGGCGGCGCCGGCGGCCGACGCCGCATCGGCCCCGGCGCCGGGTGGTCCCCCGGCCGATCTCGCCTATGGCGCCTTCCAGCGCGGCTATTACCTCACTGCGATGAACTGGGCGATCAAGCGGGTGGAGGCGCAGAAGGATCCGGTGGCGATGACGCTGATCGCCCAGATCTACGACAATGGGCTGGGCGTGCCGGAGGACAAGATCAAGGCGGCGGAATGGTATGCGGAGGCTGCCCGGCGCGGCGACCGCAACGCCATCTTCTCCTATGGCATGGCCAAGCTCACCGGCCGCGGCGTGCCGAAGGACGAGAGCGGCGGCATGCTGCTGCTCAACCGCGCGGCGGCGCTGAAGGTGCCGCAGGCCTCCTACAATCTCGGCATCATCGCCCTGCGCCCGAGCAACGGCGC encodes the following:
- the gap gene encoding type I glyceraldehyde-3-phosphate dehydrogenase, with protein sequence MAVRVAINGFGRIGRNILRAVVESRRKDIEIVAINDLGPVETNAHLLRYDSIHGKFPAEVKVEGDSIIVQGQKIRVTAIKDPSQLPHKEMGIDIAMECTGIFTARDKAAAHLAAGAKRVIVSAPSDGADLTVVYGVNHEELTKDHLVISNASCTTNCLAPVAKVLHDAFGIERGFMTTIHSYTNDQPSLDQMHKDLYRARAAALSMIPTSTGAAKAVGLVMPELKGKLDGTSIRVPTPNVSVVDFKFNTRKRTSVEKVNEAILKATRRGPLKGVLSYTDEPLVSRDFNHNPASSIFALDQTKVIDEKFVRVLSWYDNEWGFSNRMADTAVVLAGLI
- a CDS encoding phosphoglycerate kinase; translated protein: MSAFRTLDDVDVENKRVLVRVDLNVPAENGVVTDATRIERVIPTILELSRAKAKVILLAHFGRPKGVDPKESLRPVAAKLAEIAKRPVAFSEDCIGEAASSAVAAMQPGDILCLENTRFHKGEEKNDPDFVKALAANGDIWVNDAFSAAHRAHASTEGLGHVLPACAGRAMQGEIEALSRALEHPKRPVAAIVGGAKVSTKLELLGNLVTKVDALIIGGGMANTFLYAQGVGIGKSLAERDLAETALAILQKAEKANCAIILPVDAVVAYHFAAQAPNHAYGLESIPHDGMILDVGPQSIERIKGAIDEAETLVWNGPLGAFELEPFDHGTVVAAKHVAARTHAGKLLSVAGGGDTVAALNHAKATERFSYVSTAGGAFLEWLEGKPLPGVEILRKK
- the fba gene encoding class II fructose-bisphosphate aldolase (catalyzes the reversible aldol condensation of dihydroxyacetonephosphate and glyceraldehyde 3-phosphate in the Calvin cycle, glycolysis, and/or gluconeogenesis); the encoded protein is MARVTLRQLLDDAAEHGYGIPAFNVSTMEQVIAVMEAARACDAPAIVQASRRARRYAGDIMLARMIDAAVETYPDIPLCVHQDHGNDEETCASALQAGFTSVMMDGSLREDGRTPADYAYNVAVTRRVVDLAHRAGASVEGELGLVGSLEGLENEAEDGHGAEDALSPEQVLTDPDEAVRFVRETKVDALAIAVGTSHGAYKFSRKPDGAILAMQVIKEINRRMPAMHLVMHASSSVPRELQDLINRHGGEMPQTWGVPVEEIQLGIRYGVRKVNIDTDCRMAMTGEIRRVLAQSPGELDPRRYLGPARAAMARLCRDRYEAFGAAGRASRIKVVPMGEMAKAYEAGAFEPRFA
- a CDS encoding thiamine phosphate synthase — protein: MAEAANRPPVQIYLVTPAVADTAAFLPPLRAALGAGEVACVLFTPSASDDQSAKKLVKEIAPVVQAGGAALVVSGWNAIIARAGADGVHLIDGSKGVAEALESFKPERIVGVGGIRTRHEAMTAAEAGVDYVMFGEPAKDGRLPPLEAIVERTAWWAELFEIPCVAFAPDLAAVPLLADAGADFVALGNAVWEHDKGPAEAIALVDRLLKQRASV
- a CDS encoding tetratricopeptide repeat protein, with product MKRLLAAGLLAFSLQSLPAAQAAEAQTGNTPPAPAGPAAGMQPTATFKPAEPPAVDLSGPAGLAPPVDVVKPAEPPPAAPAADAASAPAPGGPPADLAYGAFQRGYYLTAMNWAIKRVEAQKDPVAMTLIAQIYDNGLGVPEDKIKAAEWYAEAARRGDRNAIFSYGMAKLTGRGVPKDESGGMLLLNRAAALKVPQASYNLGIIALRPSNGAPDYATAFQRFTEAAASNSGDALYSLGILTQEGKGVPADARKAADYFLQAANAGNLDAMVEYGIALFNGQGVQQDEELAADWFERAAERGSPIARNRLARLYAAGQGLAPNAILACMWHILAKAGGLEDRQLDQFMARQTPEVQQAAILGARVHGL